The Burkholderia pyrrocinia genome includes a window with the following:
- a CDS encoding Na/Pi cotransporter family protein → MTFTFTLIDLAGSVALLLWGTHMVQTGIQRAFGAGLRSLLGRALHGRLRAFLAGLGVTAVLQSSTATGLMTAGFAAGGLVKLVPALAVMLGANVGTTLIVQVLSFDVAAVSPALILVGVLMFRKVSNTRAHDLGRVLIGLGLMLLALHQLLGLMTDYEDAPSFRMLLGAASTVPLVDVLLAAGLTWAAHSSVAIVLLIMSLCAQNVVPPDTAFALVLGANLGTAINPLLEGTAATDPASKRFPVGNLLSRAVGVLLALAALEPIGRFMAAIEPDNARVVADFHTLFNLILACLFLPILTPFAGLLGRLLPQRTDPADPSQPLYLDAAALQIPMVALGNAAREALRLADVLGEMLAGARAVLVVGDRKLIAETRQRDDILDSLNTAIKTYLTSLDPEQLAENDHRRLHEILTFVINLEQAGDVVDLNLLPHATKRLKRGLAFSKEGEAELLAMLDRLTANLRTAASLFMTEDPRTARMLADEKVAFREAESTATAAHFDRLRSGRLDTAQTSALHLDLLRDMTLINSHIVAAAAYPILERTGSLLPSRIAADEM, encoded by the coding sequence ATGACATTTACGTTCACGCTGATCGATCTGGCCGGATCCGTTGCGCTGCTGCTGTGGGGCACCCATATGGTTCAAACCGGCATCCAACGCGCCTTCGGTGCCGGTTTACGTTCACTTCTCGGGCGAGCCCTGCACGGACGACTTCGCGCCTTCCTGGCTGGACTGGGCGTCACGGCGGTATTGCAGAGCAGTACGGCGACCGGGCTCATGACGGCTGGCTTTGCCGCAGGCGGGCTGGTTAAGCTGGTCCCCGCGCTCGCTGTCATGCTCGGCGCAAATGTCGGCACGACACTGATCGTGCAGGTGTTGTCGTTCGATGTTGCGGCGGTCTCGCCGGCGCTGATACTCGTCGGCGTGCTGATGTTCCGCAAGGTGTCGAACACGCGTGCACATGACTTGGGCCGTGTGCTGATCGGTCTGGGCCTGATGCTGCTCGCGCTGCACCAGCTGCTTGGTCTGATGACGGACTACGAGGATGCGCCCAGTTTCCGCATGCTGCTGGGTGCCGCATCCACGGTGCCGCTGGTGGATGTGCTGCTGGCAGCGGGGCTGACCTGGGCCGCGCATTCGAGCGTCGCAATCGTGCTGCTCATCATGTCGCTCTGTGCGCAGAACGTGGTGCCGCCTGATACTGCGTTTGCACTGGTCCTGGGTGCGAACCTCGGCACCGCGATCAACCCGCTGCTGGAAGGGACGGCGGCAACCGACCCCGCATCGAAGCGTTTTCCGGTAGGCAACCTGCTCTCGCGGGCAGTGGGCGTCCTGCTGGCACTCGCGGCGTTGGAGCCGATCGGACGTTTCATGGCTGCGATCGAGCCGGACAATGCGCGGGTGGTGGCCGATTTTCATACGCTGTTCAACCTGATTCTTGCGTGCCTGTTCCTGCCAATCCTCACTCCATTTGCGGGACTGCTAGGGCGGCTGCTGCCGCAGCGTACCGACCCCGCCGATCCGTCGCAGCCGCTGTACCTGGATGCGGCCGCGCTGCAAATTCCGATGGTGGCGCTCGGCAACGCGGCACGTGAGGCGCTTCGACTGGCCGATGTGCTCGGCGAGATGCTGGCAGGTGCCCGTGCAGTCCTGGTGGTTGGTGATCGCAAGCTGATCGCGGAGACCCGCCAGCGCGACGACATCCTGGACAGCCTGAATACCGCGATCAAGACTTACCTGACGTCGCTTGACCCCGAGCAACTCGCTGAAAACGATCATCGGCGTTTGCACGAGATCCTGACCTTCGTCATCAACCTCGAGCAGGCTGGCGATGTGGTGGATCTGAATCTGCTTCCGCACGCCACCAAGCGCCTGAAGCGCGGGCTCGCGTTCTCGAAGGAAGGGGAAGCCGAACTATTGGCCATGCTGGATCGCCTGACGGCCAATCTGCGCACGGCAGCGTCGCTGTTCATGACCGAGGACCCACGTACCGCACGCATGCTGGCTGACGAGAAAGTGGCCTTCCGGGAGGCGGAATCGACAGCGACCGCGGCACACTTTGACAGGTTGCGCTCCGGTCGCCTCGATACGGCCCAGACGAGCGCGCTGCATCTCGATCTGCTCCGTGACATGACGCTCATCAATTCGCATATCGTGGCCGCGGCCGCCTACCCGATTCTTGAGCGCACCGGATCCTTGCTGCCCAGCCGGATTGCCGCGGATGAGATGTAG
- a CDS encoding chromate transporter → MNTRRDDPAYTLWQLIGYFARLGTTGFGGPVALAGYMHRDLVDTRKWIADADYKEGLALAQLAPGPLAAQLAIYLGYVHYRIVGATLVGIAFVLPSFLMVVLLGYAYTRFGGLTWMQSVFYGVGAAVIGIIAISARKLTAKSIGKDKLLWAIYLGLVVVTVVTESEVAWLFLAAGLLVWFRRSPPKWIRQRRVDAVVAVPVSAASALLGAVDWPQLAHLAVFFAKAGAFVFGSGLAIVPFLYGGVVTEHQWLNEKQFVDAVAVAMITPGPVVITVGFIGYLVAGLPGACVAAAGTFLPCYLFTVLPAPYFKKYGKLPAIQAFVDGVTAAAVGAITGSVIVLARRSIVDVPTALMALATIVLLVRFKKLSEPALVAGAAAIGLVVYPLLHH, encoded by the coding sequence ATGAATACACGTCGCGACGACCCCGCCTATACGCTGTGGCAACTGATCGGGTACTTCGCCCGGCTCGGTACCACGGGTTTCGGCGGGCCGGTTGCGCTCGCCGGCTATATGCATCGAGACCTCGTGGACACCCGCAAATGGATCGCCGACGCAGACTACAAGGAAGGTCTCGCGCTCGCGCAGCTCGCCCCCGGTCCGCTGGCAGCGCAATTGGCGATTTATCTCGGCTACGTGCATTACCGTATCGTCGGTGCCACGCTGGTCGGGATCGCTTTCGTGCTCCCGTCGTTTCTGATGGTCGTGCTGCTTGGCTATGCGTACACCCGATTCGGTGGCCTGACCTGGATGCAGTCGGTGTTCTACGGCGTCGGCGCGGCGGTGATCGGAATTATCGCGATCAGCGCGCGCAAGCTGACCGCAAAGAGCATCGGCAAAGACAAGCTGCTGTGGGCGATCTATCTGGGTCTGGTTGTCGTGACGGTCGTGACCGAATCGGAAGTGGCGTGGCTGTTTCTTGCGGCGGGCCTGCTCGTCTGGTTCAGGCGCTCGCCGCCCAAGTGGATACGCCAACGGCGCGTCGATGCGGTTGTCGCCGTGCCCGTATCCGCCGCCAGCGCGTTGCTGGGTGCCGTCGATTGGCCGCAGCTTGCACACCTTGCCGTCTTCTTTGCCAAGGCAGGTGCCTTTGTGTTCGGCTCCGGGCTCGCCATCGTGCCGTTCCTCTATGGCGGCGTGGTCACGGAGCATCAGTGGCTCAACGAAAAGCAGTTCGTCGACGCCGTTGCGGTCGCGATGATCACGCCGGGGCCGGTCGTCATCACGGTGGGCTTCATAGGCTATCTGGTAGCGGGTCTGCCCGGTGCGTGCGTGGCGGCAGCCGGCACGTTCCTGCCGTGCTATCTGTTCACGGTGTTGCCGGCCCCGTATTTCAAGAAGTACGGCAAGCTGCCGGCGATTCAGGCGTTTGTCGACGGCGTGACGGCGGCAGCCGTGGGCGCTATTACGGGTTCGGTGATTGTCCTGGCCAGGCGTTCGATCGTCGATGTGCCGACGGCATTGATGGCGCTCGCGACTATCGTGCTGCTGGTCAGGTTCAAGAAACTGTCGGAGCCGGCGCTCGTCGCCGGGGCCGCCGCGATTGGCCTGGTGGTGTATCCGCTGTTGCATCACTGA
- a CDS encoding HD domain-containing phosphohydrolase, with protein MTTSATNGVNAISIETPDAAAASGDARPAPSILLVDDEPNVLSALKRVFRPAHYDILTADSGEAALEILASTEVDLIVSDMRMPRMSGAEFLARVRALYPDTMRILLTGYAEIASVVQAVNEGGVYRYLNKPWDDHDLLLTIEQALEQRRLRREADRLAALTEAQNEALRRFNTELETQVRARTEELGQTVMFLEAAQRDLKSSFTAMVQVCASMIELRCGTAGGHAMRVGEIARRLALSSGMSSLHAQDVYFAGLLHGIGKLSLPDELLHKPLTRMTTDEHRLFQQHPLRAQMVLTPVAQLHKVASIVLHQYERFNGRGTPDGLAGDAIPLGSRLVAIARDFEGLRNGDIGAPHSVEQALDALRSQAGVRYDPQLVERFIELMRDPASLGIAASVAEIRSAQLREGMQLADDLRTHRGVLLMTKGSVMSAHQIELVRRFETREGTPFDILVLAGAAASSQTPTAGTPPA; from the coding sequence ATGACGACATCTGCAACAAACGGTGTGAATGCCATATCGATTGAAACGCCCGACGCGGCAGCGGCATCCGGCGACGCACGCCCCGCACCGTCGATCCTGCTGGTCGACGACGAGCCGAACGTGCTGTCGGCGCTCAAGCGCGTGTTCCGTCCCGCGCATTACGACATCCTGACTGCCGACAGCGGCGAGGCCGCGCTCGAGATCCTGGCGTCGACCGAAGTCGACCTGATCGTGTCCGACATGCGGATGCCGCGCATGAGCGGTGCTGAATTTCTGGCCCGCGTGCGGGCGCTGTACCCGGACACGATGCGCATCCTGCTGACCGGTTATGCGGAGATCGCGTCGGTCGTGCAGGCCGTCAACGAAGGCGGCGTGTATCGCTACCTGAACAAGCCGTGGGACGATCACGACCTGTTGCTGACCATCGAACAGGCGCTGGAGCAGCGGCGTTTGCGCCGCGAAGCGGACCGGCTGGCCGCGCTGACGGAAGCGCAGAACGAGGCGCTGCGCCGTTTCAACACGGAACTCGAAACGCAGGTGCGCGCGCGCACCGAGGAACTCGGCCAGACCGTGATGTTCCTCGAAGCGGCGCAACGCGACCTGAAAAGCAGTTTCACGGCGATGGTCCAGGTTTGCGCGAGCATGATCGAGCTGCGTTGCGGGACCGCCGGCGGACACGCGATGCGGGTCGGCGAGATTGCGCGCCGGCTCGCGCTGTCGTCCGGGATGAGCAGTCTGCACGCGCAGGACGTCTATTTCGCGGGGCTGCTGCACGGCATCGGCAAGTTGTCGCTGCCCGACGAATTGCTGCACAAGCCGCTCACGCGGATGACGACGGACGAACACCGGCTGTTCCAGCAGCATCCGCTGCGCGCGCAGATGGTGCTGACGCCGGTCGCGCAATTGCACAAGGTCGCGTCGATCGTGCTTCACCAGTACGAGCGCTTCAACGGACGCGGCACGCCGGACGGGCTGGCCGGCGATGCGATCCCGCTCGGCTCGCGGCTCGTGGCGATCGCGCGCGATTTCGAAGGGCTGCGCAACGGCGACATCGGCGCGCCGCATTCGGTCGAGCAGGCGCTCGATGCGTTGCGCTCGCAGGCCGGCGTGCGGTATGACCCGCAGCTCGTCGAGCGCTTCATCGAGCTGATGCGGGATCCGGCGAGTCTCGGCATCGCGGCGTCCGTCGCGGAGATCCGGTCCGCGCAGTTGCGCGAAGGGATGCAGCTCGCCGACGATCTGCGCACGCATCGCGGCGTGCTGCTGATGACGAAAGGCAGCGTGATGTCGGCGCACCAGATCGAGCTGGTGCGCCGCTTCGAGACGCGGGAAGGGACGCCGTTCGACATCCTTGTCCTGGCCGGCGCGGCCGCGTCATCGCAGACGCCCACCGCGGGTACGCCGCCGGCCTGA
- a CDS encoding chromate resistance protein ChrB domain-containing protein: MQWITRERPKIDRVACPWLIVRFIDETPDFLYVPPGDVLRIAGETGAIPYDIPGVELTHVGDQCSFDAFLDKYGLGDDLALQQMARIVRGADTSRLDLTPQSSGLYAISLGLSQVFSDDHDMLEHGLVMYDALYAWCRHCQAESHTWPPKMPD, from the coding sequence ATGCAATGGATTACGCGCGAACGTCCCAAGATCGACAGGGTGGCCTGTCCCTGGCTGATTGTTCGTTTTATCGACGAGACACCGGACTTCCTCTACGTACCACCGGGTGACGTCCTGCGAATCGCCGGCGAGACCGGCGCGATCCCGTACGACATTCCGGGCGTGGAGTTGACTCATGTCGGCGACCAATGCAGCTTCGACGCGTTTCTCGACAAATACGGTCTGGGCGACGATCTGGCCTTGCAGCAAATGGCCCGCATCGTTCGGGGCGCGGATACGTCGCGGCTCGACTTGACGCCGCAGTCGAGCGGGCTTTACGCGATTTCACTGGGTCTGTCGCAGGTGTTTTCCGACGATCACGACATGCTGGAACACGGTCTGGTGATGTACGACGCACTCTACGCATGGTGCAGGCATTGTCAGGCGGAAAGCCACACGTGGCCGCCAAAGATGCCGGATTGA
- a CDS encoding helix-turn-helix domain-containing protein → MQTSQCSRRTLTAAEPMPCKSRITSDRASLFFTDMKLLQDFLALAATGNFTRAAELRHVSQAAFSRRIQALESWAGVPLVERGSIPSRLTEAGQRLRVTTAETVAKLSRAKADLSVSAPEARAVPIRTR, encoded by the coding sequence ATGCAAACATCGCAATGCTCACGACGAACGTTGACCGCGGCGGAGCCGATGCCATGCAAATCACGCATCACCTCTGATCGTGCATCGCTGTTTTTTACGGATATGAAGCTCCTGCAGGATTTCCTGGCATTGGCCGCTACCGGCAACTTCACTCGTGCCGCCGAGTTGCGCCATGTGTCGCAAGCAGCGTTCAGCCGCCGGATTCAGGCGCTCGAAAGCTGGGCGGGCGTGCCGCTGGTGGAGCGAGGCTCGATACCGAGCCGGCTGACCGAGGCCGGGCAGCGGTTGCGCGTCACTACGGCGGAGACCGTCGCCAAATTGTCCAGGGCGAAGGCCGATCTGTCTGTTTCTGCACCTGAGGCTCGGGCAGTGCCAATTCGAACTCGGTAA
- a CDS encoding transporter substrate-binding domain-containing protein: MKIRKTFIFAAISASTICASFGAYAEDLLDAVKARGTLMIGMEGTYPPFNYRDSQGTLQGFDIDIARALAAKLGVKPDFYAGEWSGLIGGLQAGKFDVVVNQVTITEKRRQSLDFSPPYAYSSVQVLEKNSDKNEYQSLDQLKGKRVAVALGSNFADLAKSVPGIVVQTYPGMSEALSDVVGGRADVYLNDRLLVPYLIKTSNVPIRGGGLLKNTSYDIGIPFRKGNPKFSAAVNEALTSMRNDGTLAAISKKWFGVDVSRPVGN; the protein is encoded by the coding sequence GTGAAGATCCGAAAAACATTTATTTTTGCAGCCATCTCGGCATCAACGATCTGCGCGTCTTTCGGTGCGTATGCGGAAGACCTGCTCGACGCCGTCAAAGCTCGAGGCACGTTGATGATCGGTATGGAGGGAACGTATCCTCCGTTCAATTATCGCGACTCCCAGGGAACACTCCAGGGCTTCGACATCGATATCGCCAGGGCGCTAGCCGCAAAGCTGGGTGTCAAGCCTGACTTCTATGCCGGAGAGTGGTCAGGGCTGATTGGCGGTCTTCAGGCCGGGAAATTCGATGTGGTGGTGAACCAAGTGACCATCACGGAGAAGCGACGGCAATCTCTTGACTTCAGCCCTCCATACGCGTACTCGTCAGTCCAAGTCCTAGAGAAAAATAGCGACAAGAACGAGTACCAAAGTCTCGATCAACTGAAGGGAAAGCGCGTTGCAGTCGCGCTGGGTTCTAACTTTGCCGACTTGGCCAAGTCGGTTCCCGGCATCGTCGTGCAGACTTACCCTGGAATGTCGGAGGCGCTCAGTGATGTCGTGGGCGGTAGAGCCGACGTGTACCTGAACGACCGGTTGTTGGTTCCTTATCTCATCAAAACCTCAAACGTGCCGATTCGTGGCGGCGGCCTTTTGAAGAATACCAGCTATGACATCGGCATTCCTTTTCGAAAGGGAAATCCGAAATTCTCGGCTGCGGTAAACGAAGCGCTAACTTCAATGCGGAACGACGGCACGCTCGCCGCGATCTCAAAGAAGTGGTTCGGCGTGGATGTCAGCCGTCCGGTTGGCAATTAA
- a CDS encoding chromate resistance protein ChrB domain-containing protein, with amino-acid sequence MNTISRSWLLLIVSLPTAGATARMRIWRAVKALGCGALRDGAYLLPAHAEQAAQLRDLADEARNGEGQAWLLQVRADDSADEDAYRALFDRTGDYADWLAELSEDRKTLSDLAAADLNRLQRRHARTYDAIRRIDFFPGETALRASAQWRDFTTAVEALRSPGEPHAAQGGIPRRDPARYQGRLWATRRHLWVDRVASAWLIQRFIDPHARFVWLENLAECPVDALGFDFDGAPFTHVGDRVSFEVLVASFGLDDNEGLVRLGAMVHALDVGGSTVPEAGGFEAILAGARKRVVGDDALLQEIGTVLDSLYAHFRGNRKP; translated from the coding sequence ATGAATACGATCTCTCGTTCCTGGCTCCTGCTGATCGTCAGTCTGCCTACGGCCGGCGCGACCGCGCGCATGCGTATATGGCGTGCCGTCAAGGCGCTCGGCTGTGGCGCACTGCGGGACGGCGCATACCTGTTGCCGGCTCATGCCGAGCAGGCAGCGCAGTTGCGCGATCTGGCTGACGAGGCGCGTAACGGAGAGGGGCAAGCCTGGTTGTTGCAGGTCCGTGCGGACGATTCTGCCGACGAGGACGCGTACCGGGCACTGTTCGATCGCACCGGAGACTACGCCGACTGGCTTGCCGAGCTTTCGGAAGACCGCAAGACACTGTCCGATCTCGCGGCGGCCGATCTCAATCGCCTGCAGCGTCGCCACGCTCGCACGTATGACGCGATTCGGCGTATCGATTTCTTTCCCGGCGAGACCGCGCTACGCGCGAGTGCGCAATGGCGGGATTTCACCACCGCGGTCGAAGCGTTGCGCTCCCCCGGCGAGCCGCATGCCGCTCAAGGCGGCATACCACGCCGCGATCCTGCCCGGTATCAAGGGCGGCTGTGGGCGACGCGCCGTCACCTTTGGGTGGACAGGGTCGCCAGCGCGTGGCTGATTCAGCGCTTCATCGATCCGCATGCGCGCTTCGTGTGGCTGGAAAACCTCGCCGAATGTCCGGTTGATGCCCTTGGCTTCGATTTCGATGGCGCCCCGTTCACGCATGTGGGCGATCGCGTTTCATTCGAGGTACTGGTCGCCAGCTTCGGACTGGACGACAACGAAGGACTCGTCCGGTTGGGCGCAATGGTGCATGCGCTGGACGTGGGCGGTTCGACCGTGCCGGAAGCCGGCGGGTTCGAGGCCATTCTGGCGGGTGCCCGAAAGCGCGTTGTCGGCGACGACGCGTTGCTGCAGGAGATCGGCACCGTACTCGATTCGTTGTACGCGCATTTTCGCGGCAATCGAAAGCCGTAA
- the phoU gene encoding phosphate signaling complex protein PhoU: protein MSDKHITSRFDTDLHHISSKVFEMGGLVESQLTNAMQALSCFDLELVDKVIAVEHRLNTMEIEIDAECGNIIARRQPAASDLRLLMAISKAITNLERAGDEAHKIAKRTRRIANDDAGKTVDMAEIQLSGQLASNILHRALDAFARLDVVAAAQIVREDEAIDEQYRAFMRKLAMYMPEHPRTIASALDYLSIASAIERIGDHATNLAELVIYVAKGTDVRHLSWEQLEREALRD from the coding sequence GTGTCAGACAAACACATAACGAGCCGATTCGACACGGACCTTCACCACATTTCGTCCAAGGTATTCGAGATGGGCGGGCTCGTTGAGTCACAATTGACCAATGCGATGCAGGCCCTCAGCTGCTTTGACCTCGAGTTGGTCGATAAAGTCATTGCCGTCGAGCATCGACTCAATACGATGGAAATCGAAATTGATGCGGAGTGCGGCAACATCATCGCGCGGCGGCAGCCGGCTGCATCCGATCTACGCCTGCTGATGGCGATCTCGAAAGCGATCACCAATCTCGAGCGAGCTGGCGACGAAGCACACAAGATCGCGAAGCGGACTCGACGAATCGCGAACGACGATGCAGGCAAGACCGTCGACATGGCGGAAATCCAGTTATCCGGCCAGCTAGCGTCAAACATCCTCCATCGCGCACTCGATGCATTCGCTCGACTCGATGTCGTCGCTGCAGCCCAAATTGTCCGCGAGGACGAAGCGATCGACGAGCAATACCGCGCTTTCATGCGCAAGCTGGCGATGTATATGCCCGAACATCCCCGCACCATCGCTTCTGCGCTGGACTATCTGTCCATCGCATCGGCCATCGAGCGTATCGGGGACCATGCAACGAATCTGGCGGAGCTCGTCATTTATGTCGCCAAGGGCACGGATGTACGCCACCTTTCCTGGGAGCAACTTGAGCGTGAAGCCCTGCGTGATTGA
- a CDS encoding histidine kinase, with amino-acid sequence MHGTYNLLLVLLSLAIATLASYTTLDLAAFISLLDNPTLKRAWLGGGAAAMGTGIWSMHFVGMLAFSLPIPLGYALPDTGASLAIAVLVSYFALNVVTRARLGWRRLFAGGALMGGGIAGMHYTGMAAMHMQPGIRYAPALFAASIGIAVIASTAALWIAQALRAQQARHATAQRVGAAVIMGIAITGMHYTGMAAAHFAPDARCGAANGIDTPWLATTVALFTMATLIVTLLLSRFDARTTFLRGMTDTLERLVQMRTAELERALHRYEQTTEMLQRTRENMATEIDERKAAQARLEQEKEEQRRLLHALEETHVQLLQSEKLASIGQLAAGVAHEINNPIGFVSANLNTLKTWVRSLLDVVAAHEAVLPQLDPAARDALTARGRAADLDYVRDEIVTLIDESIDGAVRVRRIVQDLRDFSRPVSDEWSVVDLRAGLESTLNVVHNELKYKADIVRDYGDVPQVECLPSQLNQVFMNLLVNAAQAIPERGVITIRTSSDGEQVSIAISDTGTGMTPDVVRRIFDPFYTTKPVGQGTGLGLSVSHGIVERHRGAIDVTSEPGRGTTFCVRLPVRRARDNANAAALEQRA; translated from the coding sequence ATGCACGGCACCTATAACCTCCTGCTCGTCCTGCTGTCGCTCGCGATCGCGACGCTGGCCTCCTATACGACGCTCGACCTGGCCGCGTTCATTTCGCTGCTCGACAACCCGACACTCAAGCGTGCGTGGCTGGGCGGCGGCGCGGCTGCAATGGGAACCGGGATCTGGTCGATGCATTTCGTCGGCATGCTCGCGTTCTCGCTGCCGATCCCGCTCGGCTATGCACTGCCGGACACGGGCGCGTCGCTCGCGATCGCCGTGCTCGTGTCGTATTTCGCGCTGAACGTCGTCACGCGCGCACGGCTGGGCTGGCGGCGACTGTTCGCGGGCGGTGCGCTGATGGGCGGCGGGATTGCCGGCATGCACTACACGGGGATGGCCGCGATGCACATGCAACCCGGCATTCGCTACGCCCCCGCGCTGTTCGCCGCATCGATCGGCATTGCCGTGATCGCATCGACCGCCGCGCTATGGATTGCGCAGGCGCTGCGCGCGCAGCAGGCGCGTCATGCGACCGCGCAACGCGTCGGCGCGGCCGTCATCATGGGCATCGCCATTACCGGCATGCACTATACGGGGATGGCGGCCGCCCATTTCGCGCCGGACGCGCGATGCGGCGCCGCGAACGGGATCGACACGCCGTGGCTTGCGACGACCGTCGCGCTGTTTACGATGGCGACGCTGATCGTCACGCTGCTGCTTTCCAGATTCGATGCGCGCACAACCTTTCTGCGCGGGATGACCGATACGCTCGAGCGGCTCGTGCAAATGCGAACCGCGGAACTCGAACGCGCGCTGCACCGCTACGAGCAGACGACGGAGATGCTGCAGCGCACGCGCGAGAACATGGCGACCGAGATCGACGAACGCAAGGCCGCGCAGGCACGGCTCGAACAGGAGAAGGAAGAGCAGCGGCGCCTGCTGCATGCGCTCGAGGAAACCCACGTGCAGTTGCTGCAATCGGAAAAACTCGCGTCGATCGGCCAGCTCGCGGCGGGCGTCGCGCACGAGATCAACAATCCGATCGGCTTCGTCAGCGCGAACCTCAATACATTGAAGACGTGGGTGCGAAGCCTGCTCGATGTGGTCGCGGCGCATGAAGCCGTGCTGCCGCAGCTCGACCCCGCCGCCCGCGACGCGTTGACGGCGAGGGGCCGCGCCGCGGATCTGGACTACGTCCGCGACGAGATCGTGACGCTGATCGACGAATCGATCGATGGCGCGGTGCGGGTGCGGCGCATCGTGCAGGACCTGCGCGATTTCTCGCGCCCGGTCAGCGACGAGTGGAGCGTGGTCGATCTCCGTGCGGGCCTCGAGAGCACGCTCAACGTCGTCCATAACGAACTCAAGTACAAGGCCGACATCGTGCGCGATTACGGCGACGTGCCGCAGGTCGAATGCCTGCCGTCGCAGTTGAACCAGGTATTCATGAACCTGCTGGTCAACGCGGCGCAGGCGATTCCCGAGCGTGGCGTCATCACGATCCGCACGTCGAGCGATGGCGAACAGGTGTCGATCGCGATCAGCGACACCGGAACGGGCATGACGCCCGACGTCGTCCGGCGGATCTTCGATCCGTTCTACACGACGAAGCCGGTCGGGCAGGGAACCGGGCTTGGCTTGTCGGTATCGCACGGCATCGTCGAGCGCCATCGCGGCGCAATCGACGTGACGAGCGAACCCGGGCGCGGCACGACATTCTGCGTTCGGCTGCCGGTCCGGCGGGCTCGCGACAACGCGAACGCGGCGGCACTGGAGCAGCGGGCATGA
- a CDS encoding amino acid ABC transporter permease, whose product MDRFDLVVNSAPVLLMGVLLTVKFAVAAMAFGLVVGMLTAVLRISRNRGLGRVAQAYVSVMRGTPLLVQLFVVYYGLPDVGISLSPTIAGILTLTLNAGAYLSESMRGAILGIPRGQWSASHSLGLTYFQTLRYVVGPQALRLAVPSMGNTLISLIKDTSLVSVITVTELLRSAQEIIATTFQPLPLYIAAAALYWVLSSLLAAVQNRLEGRLALQSRH is encoded by the coding sequence ATGGATCGATTCGATTTGGTGGTCAATTCGGCCCCAGTGTTATTGATGGGTGTGCTGTTGACCGTTAAGTTTGCGGTCGCAGCGATGGCCTTCGGGCTCGTAGTCGGTATGCTCACCGCAGTATTGAGAATCAGCCGCAATCGCGGTCTGGGTCGGGTTGCACAAGCCTACGTCAGTGTCATGCGTGGCACGCCGCTTCTGGTGCAGTTGTTCGTCGTGTACTACGGATTGCCTGATGTCGGGATCTCTCTGTCGCCAACGATAGCGGGGATTCTGACACTGACGTTGAATGCCGGGGCTTATTTGTCCGAGAGCATGCGTGGCGCGATTCTGGGTATCCCGCGCGGCCAATGGAGCGCATCGCATAGCTTGGGGCTGACTTATTTCCAAACGTTGCGGTATGTCGTCGGCCCGCAGGCGCTGCGTCTTGCCGTTCCATCGATGGGCAATACGCTGATCAGCCTGATCAAGGATACGTCACTGGTTTCGGTGATCACGGTGACAGAGTTGCTTCGTTCTGCCCAGGAGATCATTGCAACGACATTTCAGCCGTTGCCGTTGTACATCGCTGCAGCAGCGCTGTATTGGGTGCTCAGCTCGCTGTTGGCGGCTGTTCAGAATCGTTTGGAAGGGCGCCTTGCTTTGCAGAGCCGTCACTAA